A window of the Hevea brasiliensis isolate MT/VB/25A 57/8 unplaced genomic scaffold, ASM3005281v1 Scaf53, whole genome shotgun sequence genome harbors these coding sequences:
- the LOC131177521 gene encoding secreted RxLR effector protein 161-like → MRCKILINKRMHLRNIAEMVDMHEPNNYREVISYSDADQWVCDMSPKINEEMELMSSVPYSSAICNIMYAMGTTDVGLTFDRAKMNDSVVGYVDSDFTRNLDKRRSLIGYLFTISGSAINWKATLQATVALSTIEAEYTTLAKVVKEA, encoded by the exons ATGAGGTGCAAGATCttgatcaacaagaggatgcacctgagAAACA TTGCTGAGATGGTTGATATGCATGAACCCAACAATTATAGAGAAGTTATTTCTTATTCAGATGCAGATCAGTGGGTCTGTG aCATGTCACCAAAAATAAATGAAGAGATGGAGCTCATGTCTAGTGTTCCCTATTCGAGTGCTATTTGTAacatcatgtatgctatg GGTACTACAGATGTTGGTCTAACATTTGATAGGGCCAAGATGAATGATTCAGTtgttggctatgtggattcagattttaCAAGGAACTTAGATAAGAGGAGATCTTTGATAGGTTATTTGTTTACTATCTCTGGAAGTGCTATTAAttggaaggcaacattgcaagctacAGTTGCTTTATCTACCATAGAGGCTGAATATACGACTTTAGCAAAGGTTGTAAAGGAAGCTTGA